From a region of the Streptacidiphilus albus JL83 genome:
- the paaB gene encoding 1,2-phenylacetyl-CoA epoxidase subunit PaaB, which translates to MSRTAPAPDWPLWEVFVRARRGLAHLHAGSLHAPDAAMALRNARDLYTRRSEGVSLWVVPAETITASDPQDRDAFLDPAADKDYRLPGHFELPEGVQHL; encoded by the coding sequence ATGAGCCGCACCGCCCCCGCCCCCGACTGGCCCCTGTGGGAGGTCTTCGTCCGCGCCCGGCGCGGCCTGGCCCACCTGCACGCCGGAAGCCTGCACGCCCCCGACGCCGCCATGGCCCTGCGCAACGCCCGCGACCTGTACACCCGCAGAAGCGAGGGCGTCTCCCTGTGGGTCGTGCCCGCCGAGACGATCACCGCCAGCGACCCGCAGGACCGCGACGCCTTCCTGGACCCGGCCGCCGACAAGGACTACCGGCTCCCCGGCCACTTCGAACTGCCCGAGGGGGTGCAGCACCTGTGA
- the paaC gene encoding 1,2-phenylacetyl-CoA epoxidase subunit PaaC, producing the protein MTDPGYPLRLADDALIAAQRLAWWCTRAPQLEEDVALANIALDLLGQARALLSHAGGLEGAGRTEDDLAFLREDRQFTNVHLVELADEDFAFAIAKLLLFAGYQELLYTGLSTSTDPVLAALATKFAKETAYHLDHATQWTLRLGDGTGESHRRIQRAVDALWPYSHDLFAADELTARTTADGTGVDPAALRPPWLSHITATLRRATLAPPQDGWHPRGGREGLHTEAFGPLLTEMQALHRAHPGAAW; encoded by the coding sequence GTGACCGACCCCGGCTACCCGCTCCGGCTGGCGGACGACGCCCTGATCGCCGCCCAACGCCTGGCCTGGTGGTGCACCCGCGCACCCCAACTCGAAGAGGACGTCGCCCTGGCCAACATCGCCCTGGACCTCCTGGGCCAGGCACGCGCCCTGCTCAGCCACGCCGGCGGCCTGGAAGGCGCCGGCCGCACCGAGGACGACCTGGCCTTCCTGCGCGAGGACCGCCAGTTCACCAACGTGCACCTGGTGGAACTCGCCGACGAGGACTTCGCGTTCGCCATCGCCAAACTCCTGCTCTTCGCCGGCTACCAGGAACTCCTCTACACCGGCCTCAGCACCTCCACCGACCCGGTCCTGGCCGCCCTGGCCACCAAGTTCGCCAAGGAAACCGCCTACCACCTCGACCACGCCACCCAGTGGACCCTGCGCCTGGGCGACGGAACCGGCGAATCGCACCGACGCATCCAGCGGGCCGTGGACGCCCTGTGGCCCTACAGCCACGACCTGTTCGCCGCCGACGAACTGACCGCCCGCACCACCGCCGACGGCACCGGCGTCGACCCCGCCGCGCTGCGCCCGCCCTGGCTGTCCCACATCACCGCCACCCTGCGCCGCGCCACCCTGGCACCGCCCCAGGACGGCTGGCACCCCCGCGGCGGCCGCGAGGGCCTGCACACCGAGGCCTTCGGCCCGCTGCTGACCGAGATGCAGGCACTGCACCGCGCCCACCCGGGAGCCGCCTGGTGA
- the paaD gene encoding 1,2-phenylacetyl-CoA epoxidase subunit PaaD translates to MNRAARISAAVHAVPDPEIRVVTIADLGIVRQVRTEPDGGTVVTITPTYSGCPAMDAIRAGIRTAALAGGATAVRVDTQWSPPWTTDWITPSARAKLTAAGIAPPPRRPAGPPAPRGPPAAARAPPAAPRTRLPALRLTRHDPPGPLRLHRLQSPVAVHPLPRTVRPLQGARMTAPAPARPTARTRFHPLTVTAVDPAAADASAARITLRVPDGLRTLFAFTPGQHLTVRAALHGAETRRSYSLCSTPAELERDGTLRIGVRAVPGGRFSHYATRLLQPGEDLHARPATGRFTTTIPAGRPRRIAALAAGSGITPLLSLLTAVLDTEPQSTVTLLYGNRCADAAMFTEELADLKDRHRHRIRVLHVFSREDQRAGLATARLDHRGLRALLPRLLPAGADEWFVCGPPGMVAAAELVLADLGVAPAAVHTEQFTAAAPAPAPAPAPAPRPHAAGGDTARMCELTVRLDGRSSTVRVPVGTNVLDAALSARPETPYSCRSGVCATCRAKVVLGRAQCPGTPALGADEVAEGYVLTCRSTAPDERLTVDYDAL, encoded by the coding sequence GTGAACCGCGCAGCCCGGATCAGCGCCGCCGTCCACGCCGTCCCCGACCCCGAGATCCGCGTCGTCACCATCGCCGACCTCGGCATCGTGCGCCAGGTGCGCACCGAACCGGACGGCGGCACCGTCGTGACGATCACCCCGACCTACTCCGGATGCCCCGCGATGGACGCCATCCGCGCGGGCATCCGCACCGCCGCCCTGGCCGGCGGCGCGACAGCGGTGCGCGTGGACACCCAGTGGTCGCCGCCCTGGACCACCGACTGGATCACCCCCTCGGCCAGGGCGAAGCTCACCGCGGCCGGCATCGCCCCCCCGCCCCGCCGCCCCGCCGGCCCGCCGGCGCCCCGGGGCCCGCCTGCTGCCGCTCGCGCCCCTCCGGCCGCCCCCCGCACCCGCCTGCCCGCGCTGCGGCTCACCCGACACGACCCTCCTGGCCCGCTTCGGCTCCACCGCCTGCAAAGCCCTGTGGCGGTGCACCCCCTGCCGCGAACCGTTCGACCACTTCAAGGAGCTCGCATGACAGCCCCGGCGCCGGCGCGCCCCACGGCGCGCACCCGCTTCCACCCGCTGACGGTCACCGCCGTGGACCCCGCCGCCGCCGACGCCAGCGCCGCCCGGATCACCCTGCGCGTGCCGGACGGCCTGCGCACCCTGTTCGCCTTCACCCCCGGGCAGCACCTCACCGTCCGCGCCGCCCTCCACGGCGCCGAGACACGCCGCTCCTACTCGCTGTGCTCCACCCCCGCCGAACTCGAACGCGACGGCACCCTGCGCATCGGCGTGCGCGCCGTCCCCGGCGGCCGCTTCTCCCACTACGCCACCCGCCTCCTGCAGCCGGGCGAGGACCTGCACGCCCGGCCCGCCACCGGACGCTTCACCACCACCATCCCCGCCGGCCGGCCGCGCCGCATCGCGGCACTGGCCGCCGGCTCGGGCATCACCCCGCTCCTGTCACTGCTCACCGCGGTCCTGGACACGGAACCGCAGAGCACCGTCACCCTGCTGTACGGCAACCGCTGCGCGGACGCGGCGATGTTCACCGAGGAGCTGGCCGACCTCAAGGACCGCCACCGGCACCGGATCCGCGTCCTGCACGTCTTCTCCCGCGAGGACCAGCGGGCGGGGCTCGCCACCGCACGCCTGGACCACCGGGGCCTGCGCGCCCTGCTGCCGCGCCTGCTGCCCGCCGGCGCCGACGAGTGGTTCGTCTGCGGGCCGCCGGGCATGGTCGCCGCCGCCGAACTGGTACTGGCGGACCTGGGGGTGGCGCCGGCAGCGGTGCACACCGAACAGTTCACCGCAGCAGCCCCCGCCCCCGCGCCCGCACCGGCCCCCGCGCCCCGCCCGCACGCCGCCGGCGGCGACACGGCGCGGATGTGCGAGCTGACCGTGCGGCTGGACGGCCGCAGCAGCACCGTCCGGGTACCGGTGGGCACCAACGTGCTGGACGCCGCCCTGTCCGCGCGGCCCGAGACGCCGTACTCCTGCCGCAGCGGCGTGTGCGCCACCTGCCGCGCCAAGGTCGTCCTGGGCCGCGCCCAGTGCCCGGGCACGCCGGCGCTGGGAGCCGACGAGGTTGCCGAGGGCTACGTGCTGACCTGCCGGAGCACGGCGCCGGACGAGCGGTTGACCGTGGACTACGACGCCCTGTGA
- a CDS encoding MFS transporter: MSISQPTPPAAGGRGQAGLPRALVLLLAAACGVIVANNYYAQPLLPALQHAFGTSAGTAGLCVTLNQLGYAAGLVFIVPLGDLAGRRRLVTLLLALDAVVLAAAAAAPSAWALIALLTAAGTAGTAINVLIPTAASLADDSQRGRVVGTLMTGLLLGILLARTVAGAIDSLVGWRPVYGVAAVAAAALALALHAKLPELPAAPGARYPQLLASVVTLVRTQPFLRRRMAAGALGFGAFQLLWTALPFMLSDKPYAYAPAVIGLFGLLGAAGAAAAQPAGRLQDRGIAHGATGVLLVLLAGSWALLAEGRNLLLLAAGIVLLDIGVQGVHVLNQGRIYLFPAQVRARATTAYMSAYFLGGAAGGAVAVALYPAWGWDGVCAAGAVMALAGLALWAGDRRAGPAPAATTSLPRPADAAPAAGVGSGTG; this comes from the coding sequence ATGAGCATCAGCCAACCGACACCGCCCGCCGCCGGCGGGAGGGGACAGGCCGGCCTGCCCCGGGCCCTGGTCCTGCTTCTGGCCGCCGCCTGCGGCGTGATCGTCGCCAACAACTACTACGCCCAGCCGCTGCTGCCCGCACTGCAGCACGCGTTCGGCACCAGCGCGGGCACGGCCGGACTGTGCGTCACGCTCAACCAGCTCGGCTACGCCGCCGGGCTGGTGTTCATCGTCCCGCTGGGCGACCTCGCCGGCCGCCGCCGCCTGGTGACGCTCCTGCTGGCACTGGACGCGGTGGTCCTCGCCGCAGCGGCCGCGGCCCCCAGCGCCTGGGCGCTGATAGCCCTGCTGACCGCCGCCGGCACCGCGGGCACGGCCATCAACGTCCTGATCCCCACCGCGGCCTCGCTCGCCGACGACAGCCAGCGCGGCCGGGTCGTGGGCACCTTGATGACCGGTCTGCTGCTGGGCATCCTGCTCGCACGCACCGTGGCCGGAGCCATCGACTCCCTGGTCGGCTGGCGCCCGGTGTACGGCGTCGCCGCCGTCGCCGCGGCCGCGCTCGCGCTGGCCCTGCACGCCAAGCTCCCGGAGCTGCCCGCCGCCCCCGGCGCGCGCTACCCGCAACTGCTCGCCTCGGTGGTCACCCTGGTACGCACCCAGCCGTTCCTGCGCCGGCGCATGGCCGCCGGGGCCCTGGGCTTCGGCGCCTTCCAACTGCTGTGGACCGCACTGCCGTTCATGCTCAGCGACAAGCCCTACGCGTACGCCCCCGCGGTGATCGGCCTGTTCGGCCTGCTCGGCGCCGCCGGCGCCGCGGCCGCCCAACCCGCCGGCCGGCTGCAGGACCGCGGCATCGCCCACGGCGCCACCGGCGTGCTGCTGGTGCTGCTGGCCGGATCGTGGGCCCTGCTCGCCGAAGGCAGGAACCTGCTGCTGCTGGCCGCCGGCATCGTCCTGCTCGACATCGGCGTCCAGGGCGTGCACGTGCTCAACCAGGGACGCATCTACCTGTTCCCGGCGCAGGTACGGGCCCGCGCCACCACCGCCTACATGTCCGCCTACTTCCTGGGCGGCGCCGCCGGAGGGGCCGTCGCCGTCGCCCTGTACCCGGCCTGGGGCTGGGACGGGGTGTGCGCGGCCGGCGCCGTCATGGCCCTGGCCGGCCTGGCGCTGTGGGCGGGCGACCGCCGGGCCGGGCCGGCGCCGGCCGCCACGACTTCCCTTCCCCGTCCCGCGGACGCGGCCCCTGCGGCCGGCGTCGGCAGCGGGACCGGCTGA
- a CDS encoding NAD-dependent epimerase/dehydratase family protein — protein MRIFIAGATGAIGSVLVPLLLDAGHTVTGSTRTEQGLAELAARGANGVRLDVFDRDAVAAAVAADAPDAVIHQLTALGAGNPADNARIRIEGTRNLVDAAKRAGVRTMIAQSIAWAYEPGQGPAGEATPLDTGAPQPRQTTLGGITALEGAVSEIDRHVILRFGAFYGPGTWYAPGSLMADRLTGGTLPANDAVSSFVHVRDAAQATVQALDWPSGPVNIADDHPAPAHTWVPALAAALDRPAPPRTRGGAAWERGALNTRARSLGWTPQHSTWRTGFADQR, from the coding sequence ATGCGTATCTTCATCGCCGGCGCCACCGGCGCGATCGGCTCCGTCCTGGTTCCGCTGCTGCTCGACGCGGGACACACGGTCACCGGAAGCACCCGCACCGAGCAGGGCCTGGCCGAACTCGCGGCACGGGGCGCGAACGGCGTCCGGCTCGACGTGTTCGACCGCGACGCCGTCGCCGCCGCCGTGGCCGCCGACGCCCCGGACGCGGTGATCCACCAGCTGACCGCCCTGGGCGCGGGCAACCCCGCCGACAACGCCCGCATCCGCATCGAGGGCACCCGCAACCTGGTGGACGCCGCCAAGCGCGCCGGCGTCCGGACGATGATCGCCCAGTCCATCGCCTGGGCCTACGAGCCCGGCCAGGGGCCGGCGGGCGAGGCCACTCCGCTGGACACCGGCGCACCCCAGCCGCGGCAGACCACCCTCGGCGGCATCACCGCTCTGGAGGGCGCCGTCAGCGAGATCGACCGGCACGTGATCCTGCGGTTCGGCGCCTTCTACGGACCCGGCACCTGGTACGCGCCCGGCAGCCTGATGGCCGACAGGCTCACCGGGGGCACGCTGCCCGCCAACGACGCGGTCAGCTCCTTCGTGCACGTGCGCGACGCGGCGCAGGCCACCGTCCAGGCCCTGGACTGGCCCAGCGGCCCCGTCAACATCGCCGACGACCACCCGGCCCCGGCCCACACGTGGGTTCCCGCGCTCGCGGCCGCCCTGGACCGGCCCGCCCCGCCCCGCACCCGCGGCGGCGCCGCGTGGGAGCGCGGCGCACTCAACACCCGCGCCCGGTCCCTGGGCTGGACCCCGCAGCACAGCACCTGGCGCACCGGCTTCGCCGACCAGCGCTGA
- a CDS encoding 3-deoxy-7-phosphoheptulonate synthase: protein MTLTDLAPPRVRDSWSALPADQQPPWPDPAAVQRVQAALSAAPALVDVPACDALREQLAAVARGEAFLLQGGDCAEVLDPQAPRRAVSTARLLRRMANVLEDAWTLPVVTVGRLAGQYAKPRSSAVEQRGAQVLPVYRGDAVNGAAFTAAARVADPRRLMEVYRASAATLAAVRRAGVGPVFASHEALLLPYESGLTRFDGVGGVPYDLSGHMVWVGERTRRLDGAHVEFAARIGNPVAVKLGPSVGADEAVALVERLDPQRLPGRVTLIARMGAGRVRDRLPELVERVRASGAGVVWVCDPMHGNTVQGAGGRKTRWVDRIREEVCGFFEVHRALGTHAGGVHLELTGAEVTECVGGRERPVAEGALGVRYESACDPRLNARQAVELVQDIAGLAGSWLPSALPGAG, encoded by the coding sequence ATGACCCTGACCGACCTGGCCCCGCCCCGCGTCCGCGACAGCTGGAGCGCCCTGCCCGCCGACCAGCAGCCCCCCTGGCCCGACCCCGCGGCCGTGCAGCGGGTGCAGGCCGCGCTGTCGGCCGCTCCCGCGCTGGTGGACGTCCCGGCGTGCGACGCCCTGCGGGAGCAGTTGGCGGCGGTGGCGCGCGGTGAGGCGTTCCTGCTGCAGGGCGGCGACTGCGCCGAGGTCCTGGATCCGCAGGCGCCGCGGCGGGCCGTGTCCACCGCCCGGCTGCTGCGGCGCATGGCGAACGTGCTGGAGGACGCCTGGACGCTGCCGGTGGTGACGGTGGGTCGCCTCGCGGGCCAGTACGCGAAGCCGCGTTCCAGTGCGGTGGAGCAGCGCGGTGCGCAGGTGCTTCCGGTCTACCGGGGTGACGCGGTCAACGGTGCCGCGTTCACCGCGGCGGCGCGGGTCGCGGATCCGCGGCGGCTGATGGAGGTGTACCGGGCCTCTGCGGCGACGCTGGCGGCGGTGCGGCGGGCCGGGGTGGGGCCGGTGTTCGCCAGTCACGAGGCGCTGCTGCTGCCGTACGAGTCCGGGCTGACCAGGTTCGACGGGGTCGGTGGTGTCCCGTACGACCTGTCGGGGCACATGGTGTGGGTCGGTGAGCGGACCCGGCGTCTGGACGGGGCGCATGTGGAGTTCGCGGCACGGATCGGCAATCCGGTGGCGGTGAAGCTGGGTCCGTCGGTCGGTGCGGACGAGGCGGTGGCGCTGGTCGAGCGCCTGGATCCGCAGCGGCTGCCCGGCCGGGTGACGCTGATCGCGCGGATGGGGGCCGGGCGGGTGCGTGACCGGTTGCCGGAGCTGGTGGAGCGGGTGCGGGCGAGCGGGGCGGGCGTGGTGTGGGTGTGCGATCCGATGCACGGCAATACGGTGCAGGGCGCGGGCGGGCGCAAGACCAGGTGGGTGGATCGGATCCGGGAGGAGGTCTGCGGGTTCTTCGAGGTCCACCGGGCGCTGGGCACCCATGCCGGCGGGGTGCACCTGGAGTTGACGGGCGCTGAGGTGACCGAGTGCGTGGGCGGGCGCGAGCGCCCGGTCGCGGAGGGGGCGTTGGGGGTGCGCTACGAGAGTGCGTGCGATCCTCGGCTCAACGCCCGGCAGGCGGTGGAGTTGGTCCAGGACATCGCGGGGCTCGCCGGGTCCTGGCTGCCGTCGGCCCTGCCGGGCGCGGGTTGA
- a CDS encoding class I adenylate-forming enzyme family protein, which translates to MPGPKGFYIGLMFDRAAARHGRAPVFLDRPLDLAPGEGTRLTVGRLAALVRETAGRLISAGVLPGDHVAVYKCDNFDIALLAAAVQRVGAVPALLSPQLEGAVAARLLGRLERPWLVTDGRKLALAGFSPSAARQVLVVAGQPPAAGRALGGLAVASLGGVRVPGVHEPAFISHTSGTTGVPKLVVQSPDALWQRLRLQKLVAAATWRRETVALCVSFVHARFYSALDLGLSHGRPLLVAVDGSPQSIGPLFAEHRPGAVETQPNVYIDWEELAGYDGRPLSSVRYFSATFDAMHPRTVQTLLNASARRRPAFIQLYGQSETGPVTGTWYRRRDLDRLDGRRVGRGLPGVTRLRIVGEDGVPVAAGTTGHIEVSSRTRALTYLGEDPRFRANLNGRWWRMGDMGFKDSLGRVHLLDREIDRVEDLDSGLRLEDDLMERLPELREVVIVAGADGVAVPVVCTRGDAALDAARWRRATAGMPALGPVRQLPFDQVPRTSTWKVRRPELIALLEAGDAAGLPRAGAPARTAPAR; encoded by the coding sequence ATGCCGGGACCCAAGGGCTTCTACATAGGTTTGATGTTCGACCGGGCGGCGGCCAGGCACGGCCGGGCGCCGGTGTTCCTGGACCGGCCGCTGGACCTCGCGCCGGGCGAGGGGACGCGGTTGACGGTGGGTCGGCTCGCCGCCCTGGTGCGCGAGACGGCCGGGCGCCTGATCAGTGCCGGTGTCCTGCCGGGCGACCACGTCGCCGTGTACAAGTGCGACAACTTCGACATCGCGCTGCTGGCTGCCGCGGTCCAGCGGGTCGGTGCCGTGCCGGCGCTGCTGTCGCCCCAGTTGGAGGGCGCTGTCGCGGCACGGCTGCTGGGGCGCCTCGAACGGCCCTGGCTGGTGACCGACGGGCGGAAGCTGGCGCTCGCGGGCTTCTCGCCCTCCGCCGCGCGCCAGGTGCTGGTGGTCGCGGGGCAGCCGCCGGCCGCCGGGCGGGCGCTGGGCGGTCTGGCGGTGGCGTCGTTGGGCGGGGTGCGGGTGCCGGGGGTGCACGAGCCGGCCTTCATCAGCCACACCTCGGGCACCACCGGTGTGCCCAAGCTGGTGGTGCAGTCGCCGGATGCGCTGTGGCAGCGGCTGCGGCTGCAGAAGCTGGTGGCCGCGGCGACCTGGCGGCGCGAGACGGTCGCGCTGTGCGTCAGCTTCGTGCACGCGCGCTTCTACAGTGCGCTGGACCTGGGCCTGAGCCACGGCAGACCGCTGCTGGTCGCGGTCGACGGCAGTCCGCAGTCGATCGGGCCGTTGTTCGCCGAGCACCGCCCCGGGGCGGTGGAGACGCAGCCGAACGTGTACATCGACTGGGAGGAGCTGGCCGGCTACGACGGGCGGCCGCTGTCGAGCGTGCGCTACTTCAGCGCCACGTTCGACGCGATGCACCCGCGCACGGTCCAGACGCTGCTGAACGCCTCGGCGCGGCGCCGGCCGGCGTTCATCCAGTTGTACGGGCAGTCGGAGACCGGGCCGGTCACCGGCACCTGGTACCGCCGCCGGGACCTGGACCGGCTGGACGGGCGCAGGGTCGGCCGCGGGCTTCCCGGGGTCACCCGGCTGCGGATCGTCGGCGAGGACGGTGTCCCGGTGGCGGCCGGCACCACCGGGCACATCGAGGTCAGCAGCCGTACCCGGGCCCTGACCTACCTGGGCGAGGACCCGCGGTTCCGGGCGAACCTCAACGGCCGGTGGTGGCGCATGGGCGACATGGGCTTCAAGGACTCCCTGGGCCGCGTCCACCTGCTGGACCGCGAGATCGACCGGGTCGAGGACCTCGACTCCGGTCTGCGGCTGGAGGACGACCTGATGGAGCGTCTGCCGGAGCTGCGGGAGGTCGTGATCGTGGCCGGGGCGGACGGTGTGGCGGTACCGGTGGTGTGCACGCGCGGGGATGCGGCCCTGGACGCCGCGCGCTGGAGGCGCGCGACCGCGGGGATGCCGGCGCTGGGGCCGGTGCGGCAGCTGCCGTTCGACCAGGTTCCGCGGACCTCGACCTGGAAGGTCCGCCGCCCGGAGCTGATCGCCCTGCTGGAGGCGGGCGACGCCGCCGGCCTCCCCCGGGCCGGTGCCCCGGCCCGGACTGCACCCGCGCGCTGA
- a CDS encoding FAD-dependent monooxygenase encodes MSNVDPVVVVGAGPVGLVIACELLGQGVPVRIIDSARGHSAHSKATTIWPRPLELLRRIGVADRLVEEGHRMQGVAFYSERRHLATAWLNQLGNTPYPFAVGLPQDRTEEVLVQRLAELGGKVEHGVQLEALDASGPRARLRLTLAEGVVEEVEALWVVGADGAHSTVRKELGIGFDGTRLPVGYAITDAELSGDVVSDQVAYCYTARGGVALAPISSSAHRIAVAVGPDMAGTTPGHGFFQRALDERAPGAVQLGELRFSTVFQVHVRSAARFRQGRAFLAGDAAHLMSPAGGQGMNTGLLDAANLGWKLGGVLRGVLDESVLDSYDAERRSAVHAVTRSTSLQTRWGALTGPAQIAVRDAAVRAAARSGVLQRTLAPALGQLTATYRAQGGAGSPARRAVAVPGDRLPVLLGAGAALTGASWARIGGERHAVLLHAGRTVPRGWRETCAVIRAAVGERAEVVCTPSQARGPLADALGGRAVAAVVRPDGHLYASVRAPLAREVVAVLERACGAAVPGAAVG; translated from the coding sequence ATGTCGAATGTCGATCCTGTGGTGGTGGTTGGCGCCGGGCCGGTTGGCCTGGTCATCGCCTGTGAATTGCTCGGCCAGGGTGTTCCCGTGCGGATCATCGATTCCGCGCGCGGGCATTCCGCCCATTCGAAGGCGACGACGATCTGGCCGCGTCCGCTGGAGCTGCTGCGCCGTATCGGGGTCGCGGACCGCCTGGTGGAGGAGGGCCACCGGATGCAGGGGGTGGCGTTCTACTCGGAGCGCCGGCACCTGGCGACGGCGTGGCTGAACCAGTTGGGGAACACCCCGTACCCGTTCGCGGTCGGCCTGCCGCAGGACCGCACGGAGGAGGTGCTGGTGCAGCGCCTGGCCGAACTCGGCGGGAAGGTCGAGCACGGGGTGCAGCTGGAGGCGCTGGACGCCTCGGGGCCGCGGGCGAGGCTGCGGCTGACCCTGGCCGAGGGGGTGGTCGAGGAGGTCGAGGCCCTGTGGGTGGTGGGTGCCGACGGGGCGCACAGCACGGTGCGCAAGGAGTTGGGCATCGGGTTCGACGGGACCAGGCTGCCGGTCGGCTACGCCATCACCGACGCCGAGCTGTCCGGTGACGTCGTCTCGGACCAGGTCGCCTACTGCTACACCGCCCGTGGCGGGGTGGCCCTGGCGCCGATCTCCTCGTCCGCCCACCGGATCGCGGTGGCGGTGGGACCCGACATGGCCGGCACCACCCCCGGCCACGGGTTCTTCCAGCGGGCGCTCGACGAGCGGGCGCCGGGCGCTGTGCAGTTGGGGGAGCTGCGCTTCAGCACGGTGTTCCAGGTGCACGTGCGCAGCGCGGCGCGGTTCCGCCAGGGGCGGGCGTTCCTGGCCGGGGACGCGGCGCACCTGATGAGCCCGGCCGGCGGCCAGGGCATGAACACCGGGCTGCTGGATGCGGCGAACCTGGGCTGGAAGCTGGGCGGGGTGCTGCGCGGGGTCCTGGACGAGTCGGTCCTGGACAGCTACGACGCCGAGCGCCGCTCGGCCGTGCACGCCGTGACCCGCTCCACCTCGTTGCAGACCCGGTGGGGGGCGCTGACCGGGCCGGCGCAGATCGCCGTGCGCGACGCTGCGGTGCGGGCGGCCGCGCGCAGCGGTGTGCTGCAGCGGACCCTGGCGCCGGCGCTCGGTCAGCTGACCGCCACCTACCGGGCGCAGGGGGGTGCCGGCTCGCCCGCGCGGCGCGCGGTGGCGGTGCCCGGGGACCGGCTTCCGGTGCTGCTCGGCGCCGGGGCGGCGTTGACCGGTGCCTCCTGGGCGCGGATCGGCGGCGAGCGTCATGCCGTGCTGCTGCACGCGGGTCGTACCGTGCCGCGCGGGTGGCGGGAGACGTGCGCGGTGATCCGTGCGGCCGTCGGGGAGCGGGCCGAGGTGGTGTGCACTCCCAGTCAGGCCCGCGGTCCGCTGGCGGACGCGCTGGGCGGGCGGGCGGTGGCCGCGGTGGTGCGTCCCGACGGGCACCTGTACGCGAGTGTGCGTGCGCCGCTGGCCCGCGAGGTGGTGGCGGTGCTGGAGCGGGCCTGCGGCGCTGCCGTGCCGGGTGCGGCGGTGGGCTGA
- a CDS encoding MFS transporter, with amino-acid sequence MREATPKSPVISLVTVVLASLLLPVSLTGASVAMPGVAADFHSSLAADQWIVNGYDLTFAGFMLACGAFADRFGRRRIFLLGTLVFAVCSLISAASTDIALLDASRAVAGLGAAAVLTSGSAILAHTFDGAARAKAFAVFGTTVGVGMAFGPFIAGSLSTNLGWRSVFLLPGIVGLVVVALATLLPESRDPQANRVDWAGTITFSGALSALIAALIEGSQLGWASAFDIAAYIAFAVLLTAFVIVERRQTRPMFDFALFRQPQFVSLCVAVVALVFGFTPLLVYLPSYLTAVNGETTMHAGVDMLMLTVPTIFFPLIAGYLLRWIPLRHLVTASVGLTAAGTAWLTVLHPGIGNWAALAPYAVIGIGIGTSFGVMDGAAVSSVDPSRAGMAAGMFNTMRLAGEAIGIAVVGSLLVNFTRSHLGHRLDAFTGPYGHGPTALAGALNQGQLAGPESTVPQGSRAAFHTIATSSYTGGLHDALWVMAAFCAAATVLVAAVGSKQPTPAAATTPATRTEPEKVAA; translated from the coding sequence ATGAGGGAAGCAACCCCCAAATCCCCCGTCATCAGCCTTGTCACCGTGGTCCTCGCGTCACTGCTGCTACCGGTCTCACTGACCGGCGCCTCCGTGGCCATGCCCGGAGTCGCCGCCGACTTCCACAGCAGCCTCGCCGCCGACCAGTGGATCGTGAACGGCTACGACCTCACCTTCGCCGGCTTCATGCTCGCCTGCGGAGCCTTCGCCGACCGCTTCGGCCGCCGCCGGATCTTCCTCCTGGGCACCCTGGTCTTCGCCGTGTGCTCACTGATCTCCGCGGCCTCCACCGACATCGCCCTGCTCGACGCCTCCCGCGCCGTCGCCGGCCTCGGCGCCGCGGCCGTCCTCACCTCCGGCAGCGCCATCCTGGCCCACACCTTCGACGGCGCCGCTCGCGCCAAGGCGTTCGCCGTCTTCGGCACCACCGTCGGCGTCGGCATGGCCTTCGGCCCCTTCATCGCCGGATCACTGTCCACCAACCTCGGCTGGCGCTCGGTCTTCCTGCTGCCCGGCATCGTCGGCCTCGTCGTGGTCGCCCTGGCCACCCTGCTGCCCGAATCCCGCGACCCGCAGGCCAACCGCGTCGACTGGGCCGGCACCATCACCTTCAGCGGCGCCCTGTCCGCCCTCATCGCCGCCCTGATCGAAGGCTCCCAGCTCGGCTGGGCCTCGGCCTTCGACATCGCCGCCTACATCGCCTTTGCCGTCCTGCTCACCGCATTCGTCATCGTCGAACGACGCCAGACACGCCCCATGTTCGACTTCGCGCTCTTCCGCCAGCCCCAGTTCGTCTCCCTGTGCGTCGCCGTCGTCGCCCTGGTCTTCGGCTTCACCCCGCTGCTGGTCTACCTGCCCAGCTACCTCACCGCCGTCAACGGCGAGACCACCATGCACGCCGGCGTCGACATGCTGATGCTCACCGTGCCGACCATCTTCTTCCCGCTCATCGCCGGCTACCTCCTGCGCTGGATCCCGCTGCGCCACCTGGTCACCGCCTCCGTCGGCCTGACCGCCGCCGGCACCGCCTGGCTCACCGTGCTGCACCCCGGCATCGGCAACTGGGCCGCCCTGGCCCCCTACGCCGTCATCGGCATCGGCATCGGCACCTCCTTCGGCGTCATGGACGGCGCCGCCGTCTCCAGCGTCGACCCCTCCCGCGCCGGCATGGCCGCCGGCATGTTCAACACCATGCGCCTGGCCGGCGAAGCCATCGGCATCGCCGTCGTCGGCTCCCTCCTGGTCAACTTCACCCGCTCCCACCTGGGCCACAGGCTCGACGCCTTCACCGGCCCCTACGGCCACGGCCCCACCGCCCTGGCCGGCGCCCTGAACCAGGGCCAGCTCGCCGGCCCGGAGTCGACCGTGCCCCAGGGCTCCCGCGCCGCCTTCCACACCATCGCGACCTCCTCCTACACCGGCGGCCTGCACGACGCCCTGTGGGTCATGGCCGCGTTCTGCGCCGCCGCCACCGTCCTGGTCGCGGCCGTCGGCTCCAAGCAGCCCACCCCCGCCGCCGCCACCACCCCCGCCACCCGGACCGAACCGGAGAAGGTCGCCGCCTGA